One stretch of Malus domestica chromosome 14, GDT2T_hap1 DNA includes these proteins:
- the LOC139191250 gene encoding uncharacterized protein, with amino-acid sequence MHAYTIHLVAKADPVKYVMSKPVLTGRLAKWALLLNQYEIIYVPAKAVKGQALANFLADHPIPADWKISDDLPDEEVFYINIFPTWTMFFDGSARANGAGAGVVFMSLQRHILPYSFQLSELCSNNVAGYQALIIGLQMAITIRITALEIFGDSKLIINQLLTEYEVRKDDLIPYFRLATQLLQELETMILDTAPKYVDEYIVSSITKKHSTDALSNEYF; translated from the exons ATGCACGcgtacaccatccacttggttgcaaaagctgacccggtcaaatacgtcatgtccaaacccGTCTTGACAGGGCGACTCGCTAAATGGGCGCTGCTTCTTAACCAatatgagatcatctacgtcccagctaaagccgtaaAGGGACAAGCGCTGGCAAACTTTCTTGCCGATCACCCAATCCcagctgattggaaaatctcagacgacttgcctgacgaggaaGTGTTCTACATCAAcatcttcccgacatggacgatgttcttcgacggatctgcacgagcaaACGGAgcaggggcaggagtagtattcatgtcgctgCAAAGGCATATATTACCTTATTCATttcaactaagcgaattatgctccaacaatgtcgctgggtaccaagcactgatcatcggACTCCAAATGGCAATCACTATAAGAATCACAGCCCTTGAGATatttggcgactccaagctcataattaatcaactcttaactgaatatgaggtgaggaaagatgatctcatcccatacttccggctggcaacTCAACTGCTACAAGAGTTAGAGACT atgatcctagacaccgctcCGAAATACGTCGATGAGTACATCGTttcctctattacaaagaaacactctaccgacgctctttcgaatgagtacttctga
- the LOC114823237 gene encoding phenylacetaldehyde oxime monooxygenase CYP71AN24-like has product MALLALVFEQLQKNVFLLPLLLLSAFILFSFTRSSSNGDEKRKLKLPPSPPRLPLIGNLHQLGTFPHLSLHALSKKYGDLMLVHLGKVPTLIVSSAEMAKEVMKTQDIAFCSRPKATAPGILFYDAHDVGFAPYGEYWRQVRKICVLEFLSLKKVSQFQYARVEEVSELVGKIRKVSSLNGGGPIVLSDLLVATSNNIICRCILGQKFEGEENKWFGDLTKDLICQLTSFSFTDYFGPRMSWLDRARGHIKHLTSIWSEFDKFFDKLIAEHKEAEKEGKPRKKDFVDILLQVQKDGNDFELKSDHLKALLLDMFVGGSDSSWTAMIWLMTELAKNPRVMKKAQEEVRRVVGKKGFVDESVDIPQMTYMICCIKENMRVHPPGPLLLPRETSTDVKLGGYNIPAKTQVFVSAYSVQRDPKVWDKPDEFYPERFEEKSVGFVGQEFELIPFGAGRRVCPGLGFAVASTEYVFSNLLYWFDWKLPSGAKALAETMDTDEVYGLSVHKKAALNLIPIPYDP; this is encoded by the exons ATGGCTCTTCTAGCACTTGTGTTTGAGCAGCTGCAGAAGAatgtctttcttcttcctcttctcctcCTTTCTGCGTTTATTCTCTTTTCGTTTACTAGATCATCGTCCAATGGCGATGAGAAACGCAAACTCAAGTTACCACCTTCCCCTCCAAGGTTGCCATTGATCGGAAACCTTCACCAGTTAGGCACATTCCCGCACCTTTCTCTCCATGCTCTCTCGAAAAAGTATGGCGATTTAATGCTAGTGCATTTGGGGAAAGTTCCGACTCTGATTGTTTCGTCTGCAGAGATGGCCAAGGAGGTGATGAAGACGCAGGACATTGCTTTCTGCAGCCGGCCAAAAGCCACTGCTCCAGGAATATTGTTCTATGACGCTCATGATGTGGGGTTTGCTCCTTACGGGGAGTACTGGAGGCAAGTTCGGAAAATCTGTGTTCTTGAGTTTCTCAGTCTTAAGAAGGTGTCACAGTTTCAGTACGCAAGGGTGGAAGAAGTTTCCGAGTTGGTCGGAAAGATTCGCAAAGTGTCGAGTCTCAATGGCGGGGGTCCTATTGTTCTGAGTGATCTGCTGGTGGCAACCTCCAACAACATCATCTGCAGGTGTATTCTCGGACAAAAGTTTGAGGGCGAAGAGAACAAGTGGTTCGGAGATCTGACGAAAGATTTGATCTGCCAACTCACGAGTTTCAGTTTTACGGATTACTTTGGTCCGAGGATGAGTTGGCTCGACCGTGCTAGGGGCCACATTAAACATTTGACATCAATTTGGTCCGAATTTGATAAGTTTTTcgataagttgattgccgaacATAAGGAGGCAGAGAAAGAAGGCAAGCCTCGCAAGAAGGATTTCGTGGATATTCTCCTCCAAGTTCAAAAGGATGGCAATGACTTTGAGCTCAAAAGTGACCACCTCAAAGCACTTCTACTG GACATGTTTGTCGGAGGAAGTGATTCTAGTTGGACTGCCATGATATGGTTGATGACAGAGCTTGCGAAAAATCCGCGTGTGATGAAGAAAGCCCAAGAAGAGGTAAGAAGAGTGGTGGGGAAAAAGGGATTTGTAGATGAGAGTGTTGACATCCCCCAAATGACCTACATGATATGTTGCatcaaagaaaatatgagagttCATCCTCCGGGACCTCTTTTACTTCCCCGTGAAACAAGTACAGATGTGAAATTGGGAGGTTACAACATCCCTGCGAAAACACAAGTGTTTGTCAGCGCGTACTCGGTACAAAGGGACCCCAAAGTCTGGGACAAGCCCGATGAATTTTACCCGGAGAGGTTCGAGGAAAAGTCCGTTGGTTTCGTAGGTCAGGAGTTTGAACTCATCCCGTTCGGTGCTGGGAGAAGGGTGTGCCCTGGACTTGGCTTTGCGGTTGCTTCAACTGAATATGTATTTTCCAACCTTCTATATTGGTTTGATTGGAAATTGCCTAGTGGTGCTAAAGCATTGGCCGAGACCATGGACACCGATGAAGTTTACGGACTCTCAGTCCATAAGAAAGCTGCTCTCAACCTTATCCCAATCCCATACGACCCTTGA